Proteins from one Juglans microcarpa x Juglans regia isolate MS1-56 chromosome 1S, Jm3101_v1.0, whole genome shotgun sequence genomic window:
- the LOC121245829 gene encoding LOB domain-containing protein 31-like, producing MSASNGGGPCGACKFLRRKCINGCVFAPYFDSDQGTAHFAAVHKVFGASNASKLLLRIPAHKRLDAVVTLCYEAESRVRDPVYGCVGHIFTLQQQVVNLQAELAFVQARLATLHRLPPPHSQSPSPTNHHSSSDLGSTSDLQSNSNSAMHFDPVQPHPIPTELTSFLNSLDGDLEAGNAQVLAREIISRYLPGVRFRPSSPN from the exons ATGAGTGCCAGCAACGGAGGCGGGCCTTGTGGCGCCTGCAAGTTCCTTAGGCGCAAGTGCATAAACGGATGCGTGTTTGCGCCCTATTTTGACTCGGACCAAGGCACAGCTCACTTCGCTGCGGTGCACAAGGTGTTTGGTGCTAGCAATGCTTCCAAACTGCTCTTGCGCATTCCGGCACATAAGCGGCTCGATGCCGTCGTTACGCTTTGCTATGAGGCTGAGTCTAGGGTTAGAGACCCCGTGTATGGCTGCGTTGGTCACATCTTTACTCTCCAACAGCAG GTAGTGAATTTGCAGGCAGAGTTGGCGTTCGTTCAAGCCCGCCTAGCCACATTGCATCGCCTTCCTCCGCCGCACTCTCAGAGCCCGTCACCTACAAATCACCATTCCTCCTCAGATTTGGGTTCAACTTCAGACCTGCAATCTAACTCTAACTCAGCCATGCATTTTGATCCTGTACAACCACATCCAATTCCCACAGAACTAACAAGTTTTCTCAATTCATTGGATGGAGATCTGGAGGCTGGGAATGCCCAAGTATTGGCTCGGGAAATCATCTCTAGGTACTTGCCCGGAGTAAGATTCCGGCCTTCAAGtcctaattaa